In Chlorocebus sabaeus isolate Y175 chromosome 5, mChlSab1.0.hap1, whole genome shotgun sequence, one genomic interval encodes:
- the ZNF423 gene encoding zinc finger protein 423 isoform X3: MIGDGCDLGLGEEEGGTGLPYPCQFCDKSFIRLSYLKRHEQIHSDKLPFKCTYCSRLFKHKRSRDRHIKLHTGDKKYHCHECEAAFSRSDHLKIHLKTHSSSKPFKCTVCKRGFSSTSSLQSHMQAHKKNKEHLAKSEKEAKKDDFMCDYCEDTFSQTEELEKHVLTRHPQLSEKADLQCIHCPEVFVDENTLLTHIHQAHANQKHKCPMCPEQFSSVEGVYCHLDSHRQPDSSNHSVSPDPVLGSVASMSSATPDSSASVERGSTPDSTLKPLRGQKKLRDDGQGWTKVVYSCPYCSKRDFNSLAVLEIHLKTIHADKPQQSHTCQICLDSMPTLYNLNEHVRKLHKNHAYPMMQFGNISAFHCNYCPEMFADINSLQEHIRVSHCGPNTNPSDGNNAFFCNQCSMGFLTESSLTEHIQQAHCSVGSAKLESPVVQPTQSFMEVYSCPYCTNSPIFGSILKLTKHIKENHKNIPLAHSKKSKAEQSPVSSDVEVSSPKRQRLSASANSISNGEYPCNQCDLKFSNFESFQTHLKLHLELLLRKQACPQCKEDFDSQESLLQHLTVHYMTTSTHYVCESCDKQFSSVDDLQKHLLDMHTFVLYHCTLCQEVFDSKVSIQVHLAVKHSNEKKMYRCTACNWDFRKEADLQVHVKHSHLGNPAKAHKCIFCGETFSTEVELQCHITTHSKKYNCKFCSKAFHAIILLEKHLREKHCVFDAATENGTANGVPPTATKKAEPADLQGMLLKNPEAPNSHEASEDDVDASEPMYGCDICGAAYTMEVLLQNHRLRDHNIRPGEDDGSRKKAEFIKGSHKCNVCSRTFFSENGLREHLQTHRGPAKHYMCPICGERFPSLLTLTEHKVTHSKSLDTGTCRICKMPLQSEEEFIEHCQMHPDLRNSLTGFRCVVCMQTVTSTLELKIHGTFHMQKLAGSSAASSPNGQGLQKLYKCALCLKEFRSKQDLVKLDVNGLPYGLCAGCMARSANGQVGGLVPPEPADRPCAGLRCPECSVKFESAEDLESHMQVDHRDLTPETSGPRKATQTSPVPRKKTYQCIKCQMTFENEREIQIHVANHMIEEGINHECKLCNQMFDSPAKLLCHLIEHSFEGMGGTFKCPVCFTVFVQANKLQQHIFAVHGQEDKIYDCSQCPQKFFFQTELQNHTMSQHAQ; the protein is encoded by the exons ATGATCGGAGATGGTTGTGACCTCGGCCTCGGCGAGGAGGAAGGGGGCACGGGCCTGCCGTACCCTTGCCAGTTCTGCGACAAGTCCTTCATCCGCCTGAGCTACTTGAAGAGGCACGAGCAGATCCACAGCGACAAGCTGCCGTTCAAGTGTACCTACTGCAGCCGCCTCTTCAAGCACAAGAGGAGCCGCGACCGGCACATCAAGCTGCATACGGGCGACAAGAAGTACCACTGCCACGAGTGCGAGGCAGCCTTCTCCCGCAGCGACCACCTCAAGATCCACCTGAAGACCCACAGCTCCAGCAAGCCCTTCAAGTGCACTGTGTGCAAGCGTGGCTTCTCCTCCACCAGCTCGCTGCAGAGCCACATGCAGGCCCACAAAAAGAACAAGGAGCATCTGGCCAAGTCAGAGAAGGAAGCCAAGAAGGACGACTTCATGTGCGACTACTGCGAGGACACCTTCAGCCAGACGGAGGAGCTGGAGAAGCACGTGCTCACCCGCCACCCACAGCTGTCCGAGAAGGCGGACCTGCAGTGTATCCACTGCCCCGAGGTCTTCGTCGACGAGAACACGCTGCTCACCCATATCCACCAAGCCCACGCCAACCAGAAACACAAGTGCCCCATGTGCCCTGAGCAGTTCTCCTCGGTGGAAGGTGTCTACTGCCACCTGGACAGCCACCGGCAGCCCGACTCCAGCAACCACAGCGTCAGTCCCGACCCCGTACTGGGCAGCGTGGCCTCCATGAGTAGCGCCACGCCTGACTCCAGCGCTTCTGTGGAGCGCGGCTCCACACCGGACTCCACCTTGAAGCCGCTGCGGGGGCAGAAGAAGTTGCGGGATGACGGGCAGGGCTGGACCAAGGTGGTCTATAGCTGCCCCTATTGTTCCAAGCGGGACTTTAACAGCCTGGCCGTGCTGGAGATCCACCTGAAGACCATCCACGCAGACAAGCCCCAGCAGAGCCACACGTGTCAGATCTGCCTGGACTCCATGCCCACCCTCTATAACCTCAACGAGCACGTTCGCAAGCTGCACAAGAACCACGCCTACCCCATGATGCAGTTTGGCAACATCTCCGCCTTCCACTGCAACTACTGCCCCGAGATGTTCGCCGACATCAATAGCCTGCAGGAGCACATCCGTGTCTCCCACTGCGGCCCCAATACCAACCCCTCCGACGGCAATAACGCCTTCTTCTGCAACCAGTGCTCCATGGGTTTCCTCACTGAGTCCTCCCTCACTGAGCACATCCAGCAGGCCCACTGCAGTGTGGGCAGTGCCAAACTAGAGTCTCCGGTGGTGCAGCCCACGCAGTCCTTCATGGAGGTCTATTCCTGCCCCTACTGCACCAACTCCCCCATCTTTGGCTCCATCCTGAAGCTCACCAAGCACATCAAGGAGAACCACAAGAACATTCCACTGGCCCACAGCAAGAAGTCCAAGGCTGAGCAGAGCCCAGTCTCATCCGACGTGGAAGTGTCTTCCCCGAAGCGGCAGCGGCTCTCAGCAAGCGCCAACTCCATCTCCAATGGCGAGTATCCTTGCAATCAGTGCGACCTCAAGTTCTCCAACTTTGAGAGCTTCCAGACCCACCTGAAGCTGCACCTGGAGCTGCTGCTGCGGAAGCAGGCGTGCCCCCAGTGCAAAGAGGACTTTGACTCCCAGGAGTCCCTCCTGCAGCACCTGACGGTGCATTATATGACCACGTCGACCCACTATGTGTGCGAGAGCTGCGACAAGCAATTTTCCTCGGTGGATGACCTGCAGAAGCACCTGCTGGACATGCACACCTTCGTGCTGTATCACTGTACCCTGTGTCAGGAGGTCTTCGACTCCAAGGTGTCTATCCAGGTGCACTTGGCAGTGAAGCACAGCAATGAGAAGAAGATGTACCGCTGCACGGCCTGCAACTGGGACTTCCGCAAGGAGGCTGACCTGCAGGTGCACGTCAAACACAGCCACCTGGGCAACCCAGCCAAGGCTCACAAGTGCATCTTCTGTGGGGAGACCTTCAGCACCGAGGTGGAGCTGCAGTGCCACATCACCACACACAGCAAGAAGTATAACTGCAAATTCTGCAGCAAGGCCTTTCACGCCATCATCCTGCTGGAGAAGCACCTGCGGGAGAAGCACTGTGTGTTTGATGCTGCAACTGAGAACGGCACGGCCAACGGGGTGCCCCCCACGGCCACCAAGAAAGCTGAGCCTGCTGACCTGCAGGGCATGCTGCTTAAGAACCCTGAGGCGCCTAACAGCCACGAGGCCAGCGAGGATGACGTGGACGCATCGGAGCCCATGTACGGCTGCGACATCTGTGGGGCGGCCTACACCATGGAGGTGCTGCTGCAGAACCACCGGCTGCGGGACCACAACATCCGGCCGGGCGAGGATGATGGCTCACGCAAGAAGGCTGAGTTTATCAAGGGCAGCCACAAATGCAACGTTTGCTCACGGACTTTCTTCTCGGAGAACGGGCTACGGGAGCACCTGCAGACGCACCGGGGCCCTGCCAAGCACTACATGTGTCCCATCTGTGGTGAGCGTTTCCCTTCACTGCTGACGCTCACTGAGCACAAGGTGACCCACAGCAAGAGCCTGGACACGGGCACCTGTCGCATCTGCAAGATGCCCCTGCAGAGCGAGGAGGAGTTTATCGAGCACTGCCAGATGCACCCCGACCTGCGCAACTCGCTCACGGGCTTCCGCTGTGTGGTCTGCATGCAGACAGTCACCTCCACGCTCGAGCTCAAGATCCACGGCACCTTCCATATGCAGAAGCTGGCAGGCAGCTCGGCGGCATCCTCCCCGAATGGCCAGGGACTGCAGAAGCTCTACAAGTGCGCCCTGTGCCTCAAGGAGTTCCGCAGCAAGCAGGACCTGGTGAAGCTCGACGTCAATGGGCTGCCCTATGGCCTCTGTGCCGGCTGCATGGCCCGCAGCGCCAATGGACAGGTGGGTGGCCTGGTCCCGCCCGAGCCCGCCGACCGGCCCTGTGCCGGCCTCCGCTGCCCCGAGTGCAGTGTCAAGTTCGAGAGTGCCGAAGACCTGGAGAGCCACATGCAGGTGGACCATCGTGACCTCACGCCGGAGACCAGTGGGCCCCGGAAAGCCACCCAGACGTCGCCAGTGCCCCGG aaaaagacaTACCAGTGCATCAAGTGCCAGATGACCTTCGAGAACGAGAGAGAGATCCAAATCCATGTTGCCAACCACATGATTG